From a region of the Maridesulfovibrio ferrireducens genome:
- a CDS encoding phosphoadenosine phosphosulfate reductase family protein — protein MTSEKAVRHILGISGGKDSAALAIYLKEKGINPNIEYFFLDTGVELPEVYTFIDKMEAYLDAEIIKLGSENSFEDHLKMQVKMFQHENFLPSPIARWCTKVMKIQPLEKFMGNDNVVSYIGIRADEKRIGYVAKQGSNVTPVYPFKEDGIVRDDVFRILRETVGIPEYYKWRSRSGCYFCFFQRRDEWIGLHEHHPGLFKQAMAFEKIDPETGKKYTWVEGETLKELLARKDEILAKKPEHNPNISWQEAIIEDIDNDEYDDQACMICSL, from the coding sequence ATGACTTCGGAAAAAGCTGTTAGACATATACTAGGAATTTCTGGAGGGAAAGATAGTGCAGCTTTAGCTATCTACCTAAAAGAAAAAGGGATTAACCCCAATATTGAATACTTCTTTTTAGACACAGGAGTGGAGCTACCAGAGGTTTACACCTTTATAGATAAAATGGAAGCTTACTTAGATGCTGAAATCATAAAACTTGGCAGTGAAAATAGCTTTGAAGATCACCTAAAGATGCAAGTTAAAATGTTCCAGCATGAAAACTTTCTTCCGTCACCGATAGCTAGATGGTGCACTAAAGTGATGAAAATACAGCCTCTAGAAAAATTCATGGGGAATGACAACGTTGTTAGCTACATAGGCATTCGTGCGGATGAAAAACGTATTGGATATGTGGCTAAACAAGGAAGTAATGTAACTCCAGTCTATCCATTTAAGGAAGATGGAATCGTGAGAGATGATGTTTTCAGAATATTAAGAGAAACAGTTGGAATACCTGAATACTACAAATGGCGTAGCCGCTCTGGATGTTACTTCTGTTTTTTTCAAAGACGAGATGAATGGATAGGATTGCACGAGCATCATCCTGGCTTATTTAAACAAGCTATGGCCTTTGAAAAAATTGATCCAGAAACAGGTAAAAAATATACTTGGGTTGAAGGCGAAACTTTGAAAGAGCTCCTTGCTCGTAAAGATGAAATTTTAGCAAAAAAACCAGAACATAATCCAAATATTTCCTGGCAAGAGGCTATAATCGAAGATATTGACAATGATGAATATGACGATCAAGCTTGCATGATTTGTAGTTTGTAA
- a CDS encoding DNA sulfur modification protein DndB, whose translation MANKTFIPAFKAKVGDWNYYICQMKYAEVARQVNFAHELNGNSELNKLLQRGLTSRTADIKDYLLKSDHRFLGSLIIAAWGGDPQYMAVQIEDRENALEGLDRNFGILTFDGTQNYFALDGQHRLKAIKDAVMLNPELGREDICVLLVSHMESTEGRVRTRRLFTNINRNAKITSKSENIVLDEDDGIAIITRRFLEEHPFFKESQRVKVITKSGSDGELKIAPPGVSPSDKFSFTSIMTLYKCLKSLAFDLPVTVKNDSQRPSPEVLENAYSKLSIKIDDLMKNCGDVANLFMNVSSAKELRAPKDKEYEGHAFTRPVVQNAVCEVLAHAVGGGDISWEDAMQKLNLLEWRIGQAPWISVFAPPKKMLSGKDNSNLLFKILLAHIAPRSKQSIKDARKEFQEVRGQQYPIAYDDLVKDNFDN comes from the coding sequence ATGGCTAATAAAACATTCATTCCAGCATTTAAGGCAAAAGTCGGAGACTGGAATTATTACATATGTCAGATGAAATATGCTGAGGTTGCACGGCAGGTAAACTTTGCACATGAGTTAAACGGAAATAGTGAGCTCAACAAATTGCTTCAAAGGGGCCTAACTAGCAGGACGGCAGATATTAAAGACTATTTACTTAAATCTGACCATCGTTTTCTAGGATCTCTCATTATTGCTGCCTGGGGAGGAGATCCTCAATATATGGCTGTACAAATTGAAGATAGAGAAAATGCTTTAGAGGGGTTAGATAGAAATTTTGGAATACTTACTTTTGATGGTACGCAGAATTATTTTGCGTTAGATGGCCAACATAGATTGAAGGCTATTAAAGATGCTGTAATGCTTAATCCAGAGCTCGGGCGTGAAGATATTTGTGTTTTGCTTGTTTCTCATATGGAATCAACAGAAGGAAGAGTCCGAACGAGAAGGCTTTTTACTAATATCAATCGTAACGCCAAAATTACAAGTAAATCTGAAAACATAGTCTTGGATGAAGATGATGGTATTGCTATTATTACGAGAAGATTTCTCGAAGAACATCCTTTTTTTAAAGAATCCCAACGAGTTAAAGTTATTACAAAATCTGGGAGTGACGGGGAGTTGAAGATTGCCCCTCCTGGTGTTTCCCCAAGTGATAAATTTTCTTTTACCTCTATCATGACATTATATAAATGTTTAAAGAGTTTAGCATTTGATTTACCTGTAACAGTCAAGAATGATTCTCAAAGACCTTCACCCGAAGTTTTAGAAAACGCATATTCCAAGCTATCGATAAAAATTGATGATTTAATGAAGAATTGTGGAGATGTTGCTAATCTTTTTATGAATGTTTCGTCTGCAAAAGAATTACGTGCCCCTAAAGATAAGGAATACGAGGGGCATGCGTTTACGCGGCCAGTAGTCCAGAATGCAGTCTGTGAAGTCTTAGCTCACGCAGTAGGAGGAGGCGATATTTCATGGGAAGATGCAATGCAAAAGTTGAATCTTTTAGAGTGGAGAATTGGACAAGCCCCATGGATTTCGGTTTTTGCTCCTCCGAAAAAAATGCTGTCTGGAAAAGATAACTCGAACCTACTTTTTAAAATATTATTGGCTCATATTGCCCCAAGAAGTAAGCAGAGTATTAAGGATGCGAGAAAAGAGTTTCAAGAAGTTAGGGGGCAGCAATATCCTATTGCTTATGATGATTTGGTTAAAGATAACTTCGATAATTAA
- a CDS encoding DUF6694 family lipoprotein gives MMKNIVFLLIVAFILTGCGNTTLDTSSEAKFKASVETLVKEISDSEKETLRNSFAVIISGGEITSLTSDVRVSDLYALGEQRIKWGNPLFSSRLKGIDGYTAKDINEHAAVVLKEYEERERKAEISRLQKRLTEYKSELAELQKCNAAREQAKEILPLLVVKSEYYLNELMDTLGRPMGRIESADVTAVVQNDSSYDVSFIQFRFAIKSGERQVYLDKKISFAPSIKSGESKTVEQKMGIEYDCLKFNPKQVKVTVTPIKSETTESALFASKHFYKTESEYLGLIRDVEGRIGALDATKTVSEGNSHNEKIQQSRSENDQIVNG, from the coding sequence ATGATGAAAAATATAGTCTTTTTGTTGATTGTTGCTTTTATTTTGACTGGGTGCGGGAACACTACGCTTGATACGTCATCCGAAGCAAAGTTTAAAGCTTCAGTTGAAACTTTAGTTAAAGAAATTAGTGACTCCGAAAAAGAGACTTTGCGTAATTCCTTTGCCGTGATTATTTCAGGTGGAGAAATAACAAGTTTAACCTCAGATGTGCGTGTTTCTGATCTTTATGCTCTTGGGGAGCAACGGATAAAATGGGGTAACCCTCTTTTCTCTAGTCGATTGAAGGGGATTGATGGCTATACTGCAAAAGATATTAATGAACATGCCGCTGTGGTCCTAAAAGAATACGAAGAGCGTGAACGTAAAGCAGAGATTAGCAGGCTCCAAAAAAGGTTAACAGAGTATAAATCAGAGCTTGCAGAGCTACAAAAATGTAATGCCGCCCGTGAGCAGGCAAAAGAAATTTTACCATTACTTGTCGTTAAGAGTGAATACTACTTGAATGAGTTAATGGATACTTTGGGAAGGCCAATGGGCAGAATTGAGTCGGCTGACGTAACTGCAGTAGTACAAAATGATAGTTCTTATGATGTCAGCTTTATTCAGTTTAGATTTGCTATAAAGTCTGGTGAGCGACAGGTCTATCTTGATAAAAAAATTTCGTTTGCTCCTTCTATTAAGTCGGGGGAATCTAAGACTGTTGAGCAGAAGATGGGGATAGAATATGATTGTTTGAAGTTCAACCCTAAGCAAGTAAAAGTGACAGTTACTCCAATTAAATCTGAAACAACTGAGTCTGCTCTGTTTGCAAGTAAGCATTTTTATAAGACTGAGAGTGAGTATTTAGGGTTGATTCGGGATGTTGAGGGGCGGATTGGAGCGTTGGATGCTACGAAGACTGTCAGTGAAGGTAATAGTCATAACGAAAAAATACAGCAATCCAGAAGCGAGAACGATCAAATAGTGAACGGATAG
- a CDS encoding phage regulatory CII family protein, whose amino-acid sequence MSFIDIVRKMVLDSDIGARAVAEMVGKKYHVLMNELNSENTSHKLGADLLEPLMKACRSDSPIHHLAASMGGLFIRIPEENCSNISLVKAVKEFGELIAVYGQAIEEGKLSSHDKKRIRKEGQEALTAIQELLCGLDGTTEHNSHV is encoded by the coding sequence ATGAGCTTCATAGATATAGTTCGAAAAATGGTTCTTGACTCAGATATCGGAGCACGAGCTGTAGCGGAAATGGTTGGCAAAAAATATCATGTTCTCATGAATGAACTAAACTCTGAGAATACTAGCCACAAGCTTGGAGCCGACCTTCTTGAACCATTGATGAAGGCTTGCCGTTCCGATTCTCCTATACACCATCTTGCCGCAAGCATGGGCGGACTTTTCATAAGAATACCTGAAGAGAACTGCTCCAATATAAGTCTGGTTAAAGCCGTCAAAGAATTCGGTGAACTCATAGCTGTTTACGGGCAAGCAATTGAAGAAGGTAAGTTAAGCAGTCATGACAAAAAAAGAATCCGCAAAGAAGGTCAAGAAGCTTTGACAGCAATTCAAGAACTTCTATGCGGATTAGATGGAACTACTGAGCATAATTCTCATGTTTAG
- a CDS encoding tyrosine-type recombinase/integrase, whose protein sequence is MSTKSFEATKYTGVRFRSHKTRRHGVHLDKYFVIRYKVNGKLREEGLGWASQGWSPAKAHKIRSEVTANIKLGVGPQSLGEFREIKAEEQRVKIVASKARKPFSEAGETYIEEYARNNKKSWKHDRTRFKLHLVPVIGKISLDDLTFQHIELLKSSVTGKGLAKATVVQCLALTRQICNYSIQRGWLNGANPVKGVKFPRVNNQRLRYCSLDEETAFFEMAVQRRYLDCHDISLLSLYTGMRMGEIFALTRQDIDLVENRIIIKGESGADDGPKSGRSRVAYITEKILPMLATRIPDLLSMESLLFPGPSGDMRKEIGENFATLMKHLGWNKGVTDRRLRFCAHCFRHTFASRLVAKGVPLPVVQKMMGHATIQTTMRYTHTHDDQCRNAAQLLV, encoded by the coding sequence ATGAGCACCAAGAGTTTTGAAGCAACTAAGTATACCGGAGTCAGATTTCGCAGTCATAAAACACGCAGGCATGGAGTTCATCTCGATAAGTATTTTGTGATCCGGTACAAGGTTAATGGCAAGCTGCGTGAAGAAGGACTCGGATGGGCTTCCCAAGGCTGGTCTCCGGCCAAAGCTCATAAGATCAGATCCGAAGTCACTGCGAACATCAAACTTGGTGTCGGCCCCCAATCTCTCGGAGAATTCAGAGAGATCAAAGCCGAAGAGCAGAGAGTTAAAATCGTTGCCAGCAAAGCTCGGAAACCTTTCTCCGAAGCAGGGGAAACATACATTGAAGAGTACGCCAGAAACAATAAGAAGAGTTGGAAGCATGACCGCACCCGCTTCAAACTTCACCTCGTGCCGGTCATTGGAAAAATCAGCCTTGATGATCTGACCTTCCAGCATATTGAACTTCTCAAAAGTTCTGTGACAGGGAAGGGGCTTGCCAAGGCAACGGTTGTGCAGTGTCTCGCGCTTACGCGGCAGATTTGCAATTACTCCATTCAAAGAGGATGGCTGAATGGGGCTAATCCGGTCAAAGGCGTTAAGTTTCCCAGAGTCAATAACCAGAGACTCCGCTACTGTTCTCTTGACGAGGAGACTGCTTTCTTTGAGATGGCTGTTCAAAGGAGATACCTTGATTGCCACGATATCAGCTTGCTCAGTCTTTATACCGGCATGCGGATGGGAGAAATTTTTGCTCTTACCAGACAGGATATTGATCTTGTTGAGAACAGAATCATTATTAAAGGCGAATCCGGTGCTGACGATGGACCCAAGTCCGGAAGAAGCAGAGTTGCGTACATCACTGAAAAGATACTGCCGATGCTGGCAACTAGAATCCCCGATTTGCTTAGTATGGAGTCCTTGCTGTTCCCCGGTCCTTCCGGTGATATGCGGAAAGAAATCGGAGAAAACTTCGCAACTCTGATGAAGCATCTTGGATGGAATAAAGGCGTTACTGATCGCCGGTTGCGTTTTTGTGCTCATTGTTTTCGTCATACTTTTGCTTCCCGTCTTGTCGCCAAGGGTGTTCCTCTTCCTGTTGTTCAAAAAATGATGGGCCATGCTACTATTCAGACCACTATGCGCTACACTCATACTCATGATGATCAGTGCCGGAATGCCGCTCAACTGCTGGTTTAA
- a CDS encoding glycosyltransferase family 2 protein — protein sequence MTNKTTPVAYILTCPPGTYLPEPRIRTILERIENNRLAISAAGVPERTVLMLQKLAKETNRLDLFLAPELSSSTVFLEKALQEELAHHPTGLTIIINGGADLSENAFPSAIADIKNSPNCGLAVVSHTPGKNPSSSSFVLDMLQNPFYPLLTILRNELLKPHTSILRENLFFFALPELLLRLSLQTKFKILPSTYIQKFPASSKRTQKENEQRIMDEENSVLEKYQKKIFERKFTTLPVRELTDIYQHHITQTMELFKKLQNGILESVEDYDQHIFRYCLLAIFSGETENARQMMETSFSVVGERPALMRLYKQIVLNFSLQNQPISGPEKVSVVIPLFNQGHYLEEAVTSVVRQTWTNWEVIIINDGSTDNSYDTAKELLERLDDSRIKLITQENRGKGGTRNRGIKESSGEFVVTLDSDDMITPDYFAVGISLMKKNPRAAWITPKTLVFGKDNHVAWGDEYAPINTIIACPSPSSSLLRRCALEQLGLYREDLTNREDAEIWISLVENGWTSVTTDIPLFIYRHACRRPGLSDISNISSKEEITSLHPWWFRLDLNREIREKAFTSFPFYRFPDWFLNWDNINKIVPLFNNQEKFLAAMQKLKESYPPINKPCRWNSDNDDCYLDIREALYGVRSQK from the coding sequence ATGACAAATAAAACAACTCCGGTCGCGTATATATTGACCTGTCCTCCCGGAACCTATCTTCCAGAACCACGCATCAGAACCATACTTGAGAGAATTGAAAACAACCGTCTGGCAATTTCTGCTGCCGGTGTCCCTGAGCGGACAGTTTTAATGCTACAAAAACTTGCAAAAGAAACAAACCGCTTAGACCTTTTTCTTGCCCCCGAGCTTTCATCCTCCACAGTATTCCTAGAAAAAGCCCTACAGGAAGAACTTGCACACCATCCAACAGGGCTAACTATTATTATTAATGGAGGAGCTGATCTTTCCGAAAATGCCTTCCCGTCAGCCATTGCGGATATAAAAAACAGCCCCAACTGCGGACTTGCGGTTGTTAGTCATACTCCCGGAAAGAATCCTTCATCAAGCTCTTTTGTTCTGGATATGCTACAAAATCCTTTTTACCCGCTTCTAACAATTTTACGAAATGAGCTGCTTAAACCGCATACATCCATTCTCCGTGAGAATTTATTTTTTTTCGCTCTGCCGGAACTACTGCTCAGACTATCTTTACAAACAAAATTTAAAATTCTGCCTTCTACATATATACAAAAATTTCCAGCCAGCTCCAAAAGAACTCAAAAAGAAAATGAACAACGAATCATGGACGAAGAAAACAGCGTCCTTGAAAAGTATCAAAAAAAAATCTTTGAACGAAAATTCACAACTCTTCCCGTCAGAGAACTGACCGATATTTATCAGCACCATATTACGCAGACAATGGAACTTTTTAAAAAACTGCAAAATGGAATTCTGGAATCAGTTGAAGATTATGACCAACATATTTTCCGCTACTGCCTGCTTGCCATATTCTCAGGAGAAACAGAAAATGCCCGTCAGATGATGGAAACAAGCTTCAGTGTGGTGGGTGAACGCCCTGCGCTGATGAGGCTGTACAAGCAAATAGTCCTGAATTTCTCATTACAAAATCAACCGATTTCCGGACCTGAAAAAGTAAGTGTTGTAATTCCGCTATTTAATCAGGGACATTACCTCGAAGAGGCTGTAACTTCAGTCGTCAGACAAACTTGGACTAACTGGGAAGTAATTATCATCAATGACGGGTCAACTGATAATTCTTATGATACCGCCAAGGAGCTCCTCGAAAGACTGGATGACAGCAGAATTAAACTGATCACACAGGAAAATAGAGGCAAAGGCGGAACCCGCAACAGAGGCATAAAAGAGAGCAGTGGCGAATTTGTGGTTACCCTTGACTCAGATGACATGATTACTCCAGATTATTTTGCCGTGGGTATAAGCCTCATGAAAAAAAATCCAAGGGCCGCATGGATTACACCTAAAACCCTTGTTTTTGGAAAAGACAACCACGTTGCATGGGGCGATGAATACGCCCCAATTAACACAATTATAGCGTGCCCATCTCCCAGTTCTTCTTTGCTTCGACGTTGTGCCCTAGAACAGCTAGGACTATACCGTGAAGACCTCACCAACAGAGAAGATGCTGAGATATGGATAAGTCTGGTTGAAAACGGTTGGACCTCCGTAACTACGGACATACCTCTTTTCATATACCGGCACGCCTGCCGTCGCCCAGGATTAAGCGATATCTCAAATATTTCCAGCAAAGAAGAAATTACATCCCTTCACCCTTGGTGGTTCCGCCTTGATCTGAATCGCGAGATACGAGAAAAAGCCTTCACAAGCTTCCCATTTTACCGTTTTCCTGACTGGTTTTTAAACTGGGATAATATTAATAAAATCGTTCCCCTATTTAATAATCAGGAAAAGTTTCTTGCAGCCATGCAGAAACTTAAAGAATCATATCCGCCAATAAACAAACCATGCCGGTGGAACAGTGACAACGATGACTGTTACCTTGACATACGCGAAGCTCTTTACGGGGTGAGATCACAAAAATGA
- a CDS encoding polysaccharide biosynthesis protein, translating to MALSYLKDKIILVTGACGTIGSELINQLLNVYEVGELVGLDNNESELFFMEQRYKNYPNANFFLTDVRDKDELSRKCLGIDILFHAAAYKHVVLCEKSPFEAVQTNILGVKNIIDAASECKVEKVIFTSSDKAVNPTNVMGTSKLMGERLITAANSSTRKGPVFASTRFGNVLGSRGSVIPIFREQIKEGKTVTLTDPEMTRFIMSISQATSQVIDSVQYAKGGEVFVTKMPIIRICDLAKVMIEELAPRYGHNPEDIEIDIVGSKPGEKLYEELMNFEETRRTVELENYFAILPAFRDLYKNISYKYPGTISTTIDRPYNSANEIALTPTELKHFLLNYGLLEEPKKTTINPYSKD from the coding sequence GTGGCCCTTTCCTACTTAAAAGATAAAATCATACTTGTTACAGGGGCATGCGGAACTATCGGCTCAGAACTTATAAACCAGTTGCTAAATGTATATGAAGTCGGTGAACTTGTCGGCTTGGACAACAACGAGTCTGAGCTTTTTTTCATGGAACAACGCTACAAAAACTATCCAAATGCAAATTTCTTTCTTACAGATGTCAGAGACAAGGACGAATTAAGCAGAAAATGCCTTGGAATAGATATATTGTTTCATGCGGCAGCATATAAACATGTTGTTCTTTGTGAAAAATCCCCTTTCGAGGCTGTTCAAACTAATATTTTAGGGGTCAAAAATATAATCGATGCGGCAAGTGAATGCAAAGTTGAAAAAGTAATTTTTACCAGTTCAGACAAGGCGGTCAACCCTACAAACGTCATGGGTACCTCTAAACTAATGGGTGAAAGACTTATCACAGCGGCAAATAGCTCAACACGAAAAGGGCCGGTATTTGCGTCAACCCGCTTTGGAAATGTTTTGGGTTCAAGAGGTTCTGTTATCCCCATCTTCCGGGAGCAGATTAAAGAAGGCAAAACAGTCACATTGACCGACCCAGAGATGACCCGCTTCATTATGAGCATAAGTCAGGCTACGAGTCAGGTTATTGACTCGGTTCAATATGCAAAAGGCGGAGAAGTATTTGTCACAAAAATGCCGATTATCCGCATCTGCGATCTGGCAAAAGTAATGATAGAGGAGCTTGCTCCTAGATATGGGCATAATCCTGAAGACATAGAAATCGACATTGTTGGATCAAAACCCGGCGAAAAACTTTATGAAGAGCTTATGAATTTTGAAGAAACGCGTCGAACCGTTGAGCTTGAAAATTATTTTGCGATTCTTCCCGCTTTCAGAGATCTTTATAAAAACATTTCCTACAAATACCCCGGCACTATTTCCACAACTATTGATCGGCCATACAATTCGGCCAACGAAATTGCTTTAACGCCCACAGAATTAAAACATTTTCTATTGAACTACGGTCTCCTTGAAGAACCCAAGAAAACCACAATCAACCCATATTCCAAAGACTAA
- a CDS encoding NAD-dependent epimerase/dehydratase family protein → MNALILGGDGYLGWPTAMYLSKRGHQVTVVDNYMRRNACTELDVGMLYSLPTLQERAKIWYEKTGFEIKVVIGDLTCPEIMRSLFNGTVEYQWAEDYSYSEIPDTVFHYAEQPSAPYSLLNYKYANKTLSNNLLVTNNLMFALRDLSPKTHVVHIGTMGEYGTPNIDIEEGWLDVEHKGRKDKFLFPRQASSLYHTTKIMDTDLMWFCVRTWGLKVTDLMQGPVYGLETEESALDERLGTIFNYDEIFGTVINRFIVQAVTGYPLTVYGKGGQTRGYININDTLQCIEKAALSPAKSGELKIFNQIMELFSVNEIAALVQKVGNNLGYDVNIQQLENPRKEAEDHYYNPIYQGLLEVGVTPHYLTEEVMASIFKLVAKFEKNIRKDVIFKGIKW, encoded by the coding sequence ATGAACGCATTAATCCTCGGAGGAGACGGATACCTAGGCTGGCCGACCGCAATGTATCTGTCTAAACGCGGACATCAGGTAACCGTTGTTGATAACTATATGCGCCGCAACGCCTGCACAGAACTCGATGTAGGCATGTTGTATTCTCTCCCGACCTTACAGGAGCGAGCAAAAATATGGTATGAAAAAACGGGCTTTGAAATCAAAGTCGTTATCGGAGATCTGACCTGTCCGGAAATCATGCGATCACTATTCAATGGAACAGTGGAATACCAATGGGCCGAGGATTATTCTTACAGCGAAATCCCTGACACTGTTTTCCATTATGCGGAGCAGCCATCAGCACCGTATTCTCTGCTGAACTACAAATATGCCAACAAAACTCTTTCCAACAATCTTCTGGTTACAAACAACTTGATGTTTGCACTTCGTGATTTAAGTCCGAAAACACATGTTGTTCATATAGGAACGATGGGAGAATACGGCACGCCAAACATTGATATAGAAGAAGGCTGGCTTGATGTAGAACACAAAGGCCGCAAAGATAAATTTCTTTTCCCACGACAAGCTTCTTCGCTCTACCATACGACCAAAATCATGGACACAGACTTGATGTGGTTCTGTGTACGTACGTGGGGCTTAAAAGTTACTGATTTGATGCAAGGTCCTGTTTACGGGCTTGAAACTGAAGAGTCAGCCCTTGACGAACGTCTAGGCACGATCTTTAATTATGATGAAATTTTCGGAACTGTAATAAACAGATTTATTGTTCAGGCTGTGACCGGATATCCCTTAACAGTTTACGGAAAAGGCGGGCAGACCAGAGGGTACATAAACATTAATGACACTCTGCAATGTATTGAAAAAGCCGCTCTTTCTCCTGCAAAATCTGGAGAGCTAAAAATATTTAATCAGATCATGGAACTGTTTTCTGTCAATGAAATTGCAGCTCTGGTGCAAAAAGTCGGGAATAACCTTGGCTATGATGTAAACATTCAACAGCTGGAAAACCCAAGAAAAGAAGCAGAAGATCACTACTATAACCCGATCTATCAAGGATTGCTTGAGGTCGGAGTTACTCCTCATTATCTAACTGAAGAAGTGATGGCTTCAATTTTTAAACTGGTCGCCAAATTCGAAAAGAACATCCGCAAGGATGTAATATTTAAAGGCATCAAATGGTAA